A stretch of DNA from Roseovarius faecimaris:
GCGCAGCCCGTGCACGATCTGCTGCATCCAGGTGGTGCCGCATTTGGCATAAGGTGAAATGATCACGTCCGACGCCCTCGGCCGGAAGCGCAGCCCCTTCGCATATCCCTCCCCGGTCGCAAAGCGCGCCGTGGCGGCCAGAAATCCGGTCATGCTGCGGGGACGGGCGGCGCTCACCGCCCCGTATCCAGCGCCGCACTCAGCAAGGTCCGCGTATATTCCGTGCGGGGCCGTTCGAACACATCCTGCGCCGTGCCCGCCTCCACGATATCGCCCTGCTTCATCACGATCATCTTGTGGCTCATCGCCCGTACCACCTTCAGATCATGACTGATGAACAGATAGGCCAGCCCGTATTTCTTCTGCAATGCGCGCAACAGGTCCACGATCTGCACCTGCACCGTCATATCCAGCGCGCTTGTCGGCTCATCCAGCACCACCATCTTGGGCCGCAGGATCATTGCCCTCGCAATCGCGATCCGCTGCCTCTGCCCGCCTGAAAACTCATGCGGATAACGGTGCATCATCGCGGGGTCCAGCTCCACCTCGCGCATCACCTCGGCCACCAGATCGCGCCTGGGCCGCCCGTCGCCCCGGTCGCCATGCACGCCGAGCCCCTCTGCAATGATCTGCTCGCAGGTCATGCGCGGGGAGAGGCTCCCGAACGGGTCCTGAAACACAATCTGCATATCCGCCCGGCGGCGGCGCAGCGCGCGTGTGGACCAGCCATGCACATCCTCGCCATCAAATCGCAGACCGCCCTCCGAGCCGATCAGCCGCATGATCGCCAGCGCCAGCGTCGTCTTGCCGGACCCGCTCTCGCCCACGATGCCCAGCGTCTCGCCTGCGCGCACGGTGATCGTCGCGTCATTGACGGCCTTCACATGGCCCACCGTCCGCTTGAGGAACCCGCGCTGGATCGGAAACCAGACCTTCAGGTTCTGCGTCTCGATCAGCGTTTTCGCCTTCTGCGGCACCGGCTCCGGCGCACCCGACGGTGCTGCGGCCAACAGCTTTTGCGTATAGGGATGCTGCGGATTGGCAAAGATCTCCTTCGTCGGGCCCGTCTCGACGATCATCCCGTCCTTCATCACACAGACCTTGTCGGCGATCCGTTCCACCACGCCCAGATCATGGGTGATGAAAAGAAGCCCCATATTCTCGCGGCGCTTCAACTCCGCCAGCAGCTCCAGGATCTGCGCCTCGATCGTCACATCCAGCGCCGTGGTCGGCTCGTCCGCGATCAGGATGTCGGGCTTGTTGGCCAGCGCCATGGCGATCATCACCCGCTGCCGCTGCCCGCCGCTCAACTGATGCGGCAGCGCAGTCAGCCGGCTTTCAGGGTCGCGGATGCCCACCTTGGTCAACAATTCGATGATCCGCTCGCGGGCGGCGTCCCCGGTCAGCCCCTGATGCAGCTCCAGGCTCTCCCTGATCTGCTTTTCCAGCGTGTGCAGCGGGTTGAGCGAGGTCATCGGCTCCTGAAAGATGAAGCTGATATCGTTGCCCCGCACCTTGCGCAGCAGCCTCTCATCGGCGCCGACCATCTCCTGCCCGTCATATTTGACCGAGCCCTGCACCTCCGCATTCGCCCCAAGCAGGGACACGGTGGAAAGCGCCGTCACCGACTTGCCCGAGCCGCTTTCACCCACCAGCGCCACCGTCTCGCCCCGGTCCACGGTAAAGCTGATCCCGTGAACGCAGGCCACGGTCTGCCCGTCCTGGCGGAACGCGATGCCAAGGTTGTTGACCTCCAGCAGGCTCATGAAAACGTCTTCCTGGGGTCAAACGCATCCCGCACGCCTTCGAAGATGAAGACAAGCAGCGACAGCATGATGGCAAAGGCGAAAAACGCGGTAAAGGCCAGCCAGGGCGCCTGCAGGTTCTGCTTGGCCTGCAATGTCAGCTCGCCCAGCGACGGCTCTGTCGAAGGCAGCCCGAAGCCGAGAAAATCCAACCCCGCCAGCAGGCTGATCATCGAGGTGATGACAAAGGGCATCATCGTCAGCGTCGCCACCATCGCATTGGGCAGCATATGGCGGAACATGATCGTCAGGTTGCTCACCCCCAGCGCCTTCGCGGCGCGCACATATTCCAGGTTCCGCGCCCGCAGGAACTCGGCCCGTACAACGCCGACAAAGGAAATCCAGCCAAAGAAAATCACGATCCCCGCCAGAAGCCAGAAACTTCGCGGCAGGATCGCGAAAAGGATGATGATCACATAAAGCTGCGGCGTCGAGGACCAGATCTCGATGATCCGCTGGAACAGCAGATCCAGCAGCCCGCCGAAATACCCCTGCAGCGCCCCGGCGAAAATCCCGATCACCGTGCAGGCCGCCGTCACGATCAGCGTGAACATCACCGACAGCCGGAAGCCATAGATGACCCGCGCCAGCACATCGCGCTTGGTGTCATCCGTGCCCAGCAGGTTCTGGCCGTCGGGGGGCAGCGGGGCCGCCCCGGGGCGGTCCACAGAGGTGTCATAGCTATAGGGGATGATCGGCCACAGCGCCCAGCCCTTGTTGATCGTCTCGCCATTGACCACGCCATCCTCTGCATCTTCCAGAATGCCCTCCGGGTCGTCAAAACAGTCTTCCAGCCCACCCGAGGCAATCAGGCACCGCACCTCCGGGTCCCGGTACACGGCCTCGGTCTCGAAATCCCCGCCAAAGGCCGTCTCGGGATAGAATTTCATGATCGGCATGTAAAATTCGCCCTGGTACTTCACCAGGATCGGCTTGTCATTGGCCACGAACTCGGCACAAAGTGCGACGCCGAACAGCACCGCGAAGATCCACAAGGACCAATAGGCGCGGCGGTTGCGCTTGAAATTGCGCCAGCGGCGCTGGTTGAGCGGAGACAGTGCCATTACCGTGCTCCCCTCCGCCACCAGACCCGAGAAAATTCGTACGAATTTTCTAGGCCACCGCCCATCCGGAGCCACATCGGGCTGATGTCACGCAACACGGTCATCACCCCTCCCGCCGCTCGAAATCGATGCGCGGATCGACCAGCACATACATCAGGTCGCTCAGGATATTGACCACAAGGCCGATAAGCCCAAAGAGGAACAGCGTGCCGAACATCACCGGATAATCCCGGCTCAGCGCTGCCTCAAAACCCAGCCGCCCCAGCCCGTCCAGAGAGAAGATCGTCTCGATCAGAAGCGAGCTGCCAAAAAACACCCCCATGAAGGCCGCCGGAAAGCCCGCGATCACGATCAGCATCCCGTTGCGGAAGACATGGCCATAAAGCACCCGCCCTTCACTCAGCCCCTTGGCCCGCGCGGTCATCACATAATGCTTCTTGATCTCGTCGAGGAAACTGTTCTTCGTGAGCAGCGTCAGAAAGGTGAAGGCCGAAATGCTCGACGCCACCACCGGCAGCGTGATGTGCCACAGATAATCGGTGATCTTGCCAAAGAGCGTCAATTGCTCCCAATTGTCCGAGGTCAGACCCCTCAGCGGGAAAATCTGCCAATAGCTGCCCCCGGCAAAGAGCACCACCAGAAGGATCGCAAACAGAAAGGCCGGGATCGCATAGGCCGCGATGATGATACCCGAGGTCCAGCTGTCAAAGGAGGTCCCGTCTTGCACCGCCTTGCGAATGCCCAGCGGGATCGAGATGAGATATGCAATCAGCGTCGACCACAGCCCCAGCGAGATACTCACCGGCATCTTCTCCAGCACCAGCTCGGTCACCTCGATCTTGCGGAAATAGCTCTCGCCAAAGTCGAACCGCGCGTAATTCCACAGCATGTTGAGGAACCGCTCCAGCGGCGGCTTGTCGAGGCCAAACTGCTCTTCCAGCTCCTTGATCAGCTCCGGTGGCAGGCCCCGCGCGCCCATATAGCGGCTATCGACCTCCGCCGCGAGCTCCTGCCCGCTATCGTTGCCAGACCCCGAGAAGCTTTCGAACACATCGCCCTGCCCCTGCATATTGGCGATCATCTGCTCCACCGGCCCGCCCGGAAGGAACTGCACCAGGGCAAAATTGATCACCAGAATCCCGAACAGCGTCGGGAGGATCAGCATCAGCCGCCGCAGGATATAGGCCCCCACTCAGTCAGCCCTCCCCACTGCCGTAGGGTGCGTGATCTCACGCACCTTACCCCGGTCCGCCTGGCGTGCTCGGCTCACCTGAGCGCCCCCGCCTCTTTCAGCTTCGCGGCCTTTTCTTCGTTGTACCACCAGAAATCCAGCACGCCCAATGCGTATCGGGGCAACTCTTCGGGATGCTCATACATATCCCAATAGGCCACCCAGTATTCGGGGTTGTACCAGGTCGGGATCATGAACCGCTCATAGCGCAGCGCCCGGTCCAGCGCCATCAGCGCCGCATCCTGATCCTCCCGCGTGGTGGTTTCCAGCGAGGCGTCGATAATCGCATCGACCATCGGACTGGCCAGCCCCGCCGGGTTGAACAGGCTGAACGCCGCCTCCTTGGAGCCGTACATCTGGTGCAGCCCCGTGCCCGCCTCCAGGAAGGGGCGGTAATTGTCGAAGACAAGATCGTAATCGCGCTCCCGGTTGCGCAGCGTGTATTGCGACGGGTCGACCTTCTCATAACTCGCGTCGACCCCCATCTTCTGCAGATTGCCGATATAGCTCTCCACCACCGCGCCCAGCGTCGCCGCCCCAGAAGAGATGATCGGGAAGTCGATGGTCAGCACCTCCCCCGCCGCATTGCGCCGCAACCCATCATCGCCCACGGTCCAGCCCGCCTCGTCCAAGAGCTTCATCGCCTTTCGCAGATTGCGCCGGTCGTTCAGCCGCTCGGGCTTGGAGCTGTGCGCCATCACCGCCTCTTCGCTCAGCATCTCCGGCGGGATCACATCACCGAGGGATTTCAGCAGCTCCAGCTCTGCCCCCTCCGGCACCCCCTTGGCCTCCAACGGGCTGTCCTGCACGAAGGAGTGGCGCTGCTTGAACAGGCCAAACTGAAGGCTTTCATTGGTCCACTCGAAATTATAGGCGAGCGCCAGCGCCTTGCGCACGCGCACATCCTTCAGCGTCTCCCGCCCGAGGTTGAAAACGATGCCGGTCGGCGTCGGCGGCGTCCCATCGGGCAGCGCCTTTTTCACGACCCATCCGTCCTTCAGCGCCGGAAAATCATAGCCCGTCGCCCATTGCTTGGAATTGCTCTCGGCGCGGAACGTGTATTCGCCCGCCTTGAACGCCTCGAACGCCGCGCTGTCATCGGCGAAATACTCGATCCGGATCATATCGAAGTTATGCCGACCCTTGTTGATCGGCAGGTGCCAGCCCCAGTAATCGGGATTGCGCTCATAGACGATCCGCCGGTTCACATCGACCGAATAGACCTGATAGGGCCCCGAGCCCACCGCCGCATCCAGCCGCGGCTCATCCAGCCGCGCGCCGGTTTCCTCATACCATTTCTTCGGAAACACCGGCGTGCCGCCCACCTGATCAATCAGCGACCGGCGCGAGATGCCTTCCGCGAAGGTGAACTTGACCCGGTGATCGTCCAGCGCCTCTGCGCTCAACACCCGGCGCTTGACCGCCTCGGCATAGCTTTTCAGCCCCTGCTCCAAAAACAGGTTATGCGAAAACACCACGTCATGCGCGGTGACCGGCGTGCCATCGGCAAACTTTGCTTCGGGGCGCATGTTGAAAATGACCCAGGTCTTGCCCTCGTCATATTCCAGGCTTTCGGCCAGAAGCCCATAGCCCTCGCCATAGACATCCGCCGGCACGCCGCCACCGCTGGCCGGCATCTCGCCCAGAAGGCTTTCATAGACCATCCAGGAATAGCGCCCGGCGCGGCCCTTGCGCGAATAGGGGTTCATCGAATCAAACGTGCCCGGGGCATAAAGCGCGATCTCGCCCCCCTTGGGGGCGTCGGGGTTCACATAGTCGAAATGCGTGTAATCCGCCGGATAGGTCAGATCACCGAAATAGGAATAGCCGTGGCTCTTGATGATCTTGTCCTGCGCCAGTGCAAGGCTCGCCCAAAGTGCGGCCAGCGACAGCGTGACAAGGGCGGCAATCCTGGGGATGGGGTTCGTCTTCGCGTCGGCCCGGCTTTGGGCCCGCCTGCGGGTGTCGATCATACTCACCTCCTGTTGTCGCCCCTTGATGTGGCGCTTTTTGTCTCGACCGCAAGGTAGAAAGGGGCGGCGGCACATTCAAGCGCTCATCCGGGGCCATGCCGGGCAAACCGGCCGCCAGACGCAAAAAAGCCGCCAACCCGGACCGGATCGGCGGCTTTTGAAGGTGCTTTCAGGCGCGGATCAGTTGGCCACGCTCTCCAGATAGGCAATCACGTTGGCCCGGTCCTCTTCCTTTTTCAGACCGGCAAAGGCCATCTTGGTGCCCGGCGCAAAGCCTTTCGGGTTTTCCAGGAAGGCGTTCAGCGTGTCGGCAGTCCAGGTTTCGGCCACGGCCGAGAGGCTGCCCGAATACCGGAACCCGTCCACCGAGTCGACCGCGCGACCGACCACACCATAAAGGTGCGGGCCGACGCCGTTCTTGCCGTCTTCCAGCTTGTGGCAGGCCTTGCACTTGTTGAAGACCTTCTTGCCCTTGTCCGCGTCCGCAGCCGCGACCACGGCGGCAAAGCCCGCCGCATCGGCACTGGCCGCTTCCTCTGCCGCAGGCTCCTCAGCCGCTGCTTCCTCGGTGGCCGCTTCTTCCGCCGCAGGCTCTGCCGCCGCTTCCTCTGCCGGGGCCGAGGCCAGCTCGACCCGGTCGCCGTCCAGCAGATCGAGATACAGAATCACATCCGCGCGGTCCTCAGCCTTCTTCAGACCCGAGAAGGCCATCTTGGTGCCCGGCGCAAAGCCTTTGGGGTTTTCCAGGAAGGCATTCAGCTCTTCCACACCCCAGACCTGCGCCACCGCCTGCATCGCGCCGGAATAGGCAAAGCCGTCTGCCGTGCCCACGTCACGCCCGACCACACCATAAAGGTAGGGGCCGGTGGCATTCTCGCCCTTTTCCAGCTTGTGACAGGCCTTGCACTTGCCAAACACCTTGGCGCCCGACGCTTCGTCCGCCGCTGCATAAAGCGTGGCCAGATCGGGGCCTTCTTCAGCCGCCTCGTCGCCGCCATGATCGTCGCCGGTGTCAATCACATAAGCCTGATGGTGATCATCGCCTTTGCCATGCCCACCGCCCATCGCATACAACGATTCGGACACCCATTTGCCCACCAGGAAAACCAAGAGTGCACCGCACAGAGCTCCTACGAGCTTTGTCATCGTCATCGTGTCAAACATAAGACCCGTCCATATCAAGTTTCTGGGGGCGTATGTATCCGCTTCCCCCCCGGGTGCGCAAGGTGTAGTTTCCGCGACCAAACGCCCGACCTCGGGCCAGGGAACAGGAACACGTCCGATGACCAAACGCATTGCCTTTCAGGGCGAGCTCGGGGCCTATTCGCACCAGGCCTGCCATGAGACCTATCCCGAGATGGAGGCCCTGCCCTGCCGCACCTTCGAGGATGCGATGGAAGCGGTCCGCTCGGGCGAGGCGGAACTGGCCATGCTGCCGGTCGAAAACTCCACCTTCGGACGCGTCGCCGACATTCACCACCTGCTTCCGCAATCGGGGCTGCATATCATCGGCGAGGCTTTCGTGCGCGTGCATATCAACCTGCTGGCCCTGCCCGGCACCGCGCTGGACACGGTCGAACGCGCCATGAGCCACACCATGCTGCTGGGCCAGTGCCGCGCCTTTCTGGAGGCCAACGGCATCCACCGCGTCACCGGCGCCGACACCGCCGGCTCGGCGCGCCATGTCGCCGAACAGGACGACCCGACGCTGGCTGCTCTCGCCTCGGAACTGGCGGGCGAGATTTACGGGCTTGACGTGCTGGCCCGCCATATCGAGGACGAAGGCAACAACACCACGCGTTTTCTGGTGATGTCGCAAACGCCCGATTACACGCGCCGCGGCGAGGACGGGATGATGACCAGCTTTGTCTTCCAGGTCCGCAACATCCCCGCCGCGCTCTACAAGGCGATGGGCGGGTTCGCCACCAACGGCGTGAACATGACCAAGCTGGAAAGCTACATGGTGGGCGGCTCGTTCAGCGCCACGCAGTTCTATGCCGATATCGAAGGCCACCCCGAGGATCCGGCAGTGAAACGCGCGCTGGACGAACTGGACTACTTCACCTCCGACATCACCATGCTGGGCGTCTATCCCGCCGATCCGGGGCGGCACTGATCCGCCGCCTCGTCAGGCCGGAACCGGCGTGCTCTTTGCAAAGGCCACTTTGCCCCGCCGCACCGTCTCGACAACCGTGCAATCGGCCAGGGCCTGCGCATGCATCAGCGGATTGCGGTCCAGAATGGCGAAATCCGCGATCTTGCCCGGCGTGATCGAGCCTCTCTGATCCTCCTGGAACACCTGCCAGGCGGCGTCGATGGTCTGCGCCTTCAGCGCCGACAGAACCGGGATTCTCTCCTCCTCGCCCAGCAACCGCCCGCTCGCGGTCCGGCGGTTGACCGCGCAATGCGCCAGGTGCAGCGGCCGCGTCGGCGTCACCGAGGCGTCATTGTGAAGCGTATAGCGCAGCCCGACCCGCTCGGCCGTGCCCGCGGGCGAAATCCGCTCGGCCCGCTCCGGGCCTAGGAAGGTATCGTAATGCCGGTCGCCCCAGAAATGGATATGAGCCGAGAAGAAGCTGACCGTCATGCCAAGCTCGACCATGCGGCGCATCTGATCCTCGCGCAGCACCTGCCCGTGAATCACCGTGTGCCGGTGATCCTGCCGGGGATGCGCCGCCTGCGCGGCCGCGACCGCCTCTATGAAGGCCTCGCTGCCCGCATCGCCATTGCAATGGCAATGGATCTGAAAGCCCATCCGGTGCAGCTTGAGCACCTCCGCACACAGCACCTCGCGATCCGTATAGGCCATGCCACAGGGCGCCTCGGGGTTCGACACCTTGTGATAGGGCCTGCTCAGAAAAGCGGTCTGAAGCTGAAACGCCCCGTCGGTAAACAGCTTGCGCGGACCCAGCGTGACATAGGCGCTCGGCGGCCAGTCAAACGCCTCCGGACCCTGGCTCAGACCCGGCTCCAGCTCACCAATGGGCAGCAACAGCAGGTCGATCCCCGGATCGCGCCCTTCGGGCAGACTGGCAAAATGCTCCAGCATCTCGCGCGTGGCCCAGGCGTTCTGCGCATAGGTCACCCCATGCGCGAGATACTCGTCGCGGCAGGCGTCGAACCCTTGCCAGAACCGCGCCCGGTCGATCAGGAAATCGGTGTCGCCCATCTCGCCCATCGCCGACAGCCCCTCGATGAGGCCGGTCAGCGCGCCGGTTTCCGGGTCTCGCCCATACCGGCCCCCGGCAGGGTCCGGCGTGTTCCG
This window harbors:
- a CDS encoding ABC transporter ATP-binding protein; this encodes MSLLEVNNLGIAFRQDGQTVACVHGISFTVDRGETVALVGESGSGKSVTALSTVSLLGANAEVQGSVKYDGQEMVGADERLLRKVRGNDISFIFQEPMTSLNPLHTLEKQIRESLELHQGLTGDAARERIIELLTKVGIRDPESRLTALPHQLSGGQRQRVMIAMALANKPDILIADEPTTALDVTIEAQILELLAELKRRENMGLLFITHDLGVVERIADKVCVMKDGMIVETGPTKEIFANPQHPYTQKLLAAAPSGAPEPVPQKAKTLIETQNLKVWFPIQRGFLKRTVGHVKAVNDATITVRAGETLGIVGESGSGKTTLALAIMRLIGSEGGLRFDGEDVHGWSTRALRRRRADMQIVFQDPFGSLSPRMTCEQIIAEGLGVHGDRGDGRPRRDLVAEVMREVELDPAMMHRYPHEFSGGQRQRIAIARAMILRPKMVVLDEPTSALDMTVQVQIVDLLRALQKKYGLAYLFISHDLKVVRAMSHKMIVMKQGDIVEAGTAQDVFERPRTEYTRTLLSAALDTGR
- a CDS encoding ABC transporter permease, with translation MALSPLNQRRWRNFKRNRRAYWSLWIFAVLFGVALCAEFVANDKPILVKYQGEFYMPIMKFYPETAFGGDFETEAVYRDPEVRCLIASGGLEDCFDDPEGILEDAEDGVVNGETINKGWALWPIIPYSYDTSVDRPGAAPLPPDGQNLLGTDDTKRDVLARVIYGFRLSVMFTLIVTAACTVIGIFAGALQGYFGGLLDLLFQRIIEIWSSTPQLYVIIILFAILPRSFWLLAGIVIFFGWISFVGVVRAEFLRARNLEYVRAAKALGVSNLTIMFRHMLPNAMVATLTMMPFVITSMISLLAGLDFLGFGLPSTEPSLGELTLQAKQNLQAPWLAFTAFFAFAIMLSLLVFIFEGVRDAFDPRKTFS
- a CDS encoding microcin C ABC transporter permease YejB translates to MGAYILRRLMLILPTLFGILVINFALVQFLPGGPVEQMIANMQGQGDVFESFSGSGNDSGQELAAEVDSRYMGARGLPPELIKELEEQFGLDKPPLERFLNMLWNYARFDFGESYFRKIEVTELVLEKMPVSISLGLWSTLIAYLISIPLGIRKAVQDGTSFDSWTSGIIIAAYAIPAFLFAILLVVLFAGGSYWQIFPLRGLTSDNWEQLTLFGKITDYLWHITLPVVASSISAFTFLTLLTKNSFLDEIKKHYVMTARAKGLSEGRVLYGHVFRNGMLIVIAGFPAAFMGVFFGSSLLIETIFSLDGLGRLGFEAALSRDYPVMFGTLFLFGLIGLVVNILSDLMYVLVDPRIDFERREG
- a CDS encoding extracellular solute-binding protein, whose protein sequence is MIDTRRRAQSRADAKTNPIPRIAALVTLSLAALWASLALAQDKIIKSHGYSYFGDLTYPADYTHFDYVNPDAPKGGEIALYAPGTFDSMNPYSRKGRAGRYSWMVYESLLGEMPASGGGVPADVYGEGYGLLAESLEYDEGKTWVIFNMRPEAKFADGTPVTAHDVVFSHNLFLEQGLKSYAEAVKRRVLSAEALDDHRVKFTFAEGISRRSLIDQVGGTPVFPKKWYEETGARLDEPRLDAAVGSGPYQVYSVDVNRRIVYERNPDYWGWHLPINKGRHNFDMIRIEYFADDSAAFEAFKAGEYTFRAESNSKQWATGYDFPALKDGWVVKKALPDGTPPTPTGIVFNLGRETLKDVRVRKALALAYNFEWTNESLQFGLFKQRHSFVQDSPLEAKGVPEGAELELLKSLGDVIPPEMLSEEAVMAHSSKPERLNDRRNLRKAMKLLDEAGWTVGDDGLRRNAAGEVLTIDFPIISSGAATLGAVVESYIGNLQKMGVDASYEKVDPSQYTLRNRERDYDLVFDNYRPFLEAGTGLHQMYGSKEAAFSLFNPAGLASPMVDAIIDASLETTTREDQDAALMALDRALRYERFMIPTWYNPEYWVAYWDMYEHPEELPRYALGVLDFWWYNEEKAAKLKEAGALR
- a CDS encoding cytochrome c family protein, with translation MSESLYAMGGGHGKGDDHHQAYVIDTGDDHGGDEAAEEGPDLATLYAAADEASGAKVFGKCKACHKLEKGENATGPYLYGVVGRDVGTADGFAYSGAMQAVAQVWGVEELNAFLENPKGFAPGTKMAFSGLKKAEDRADVILYLDLLDGDRVELASAPAEEAAAEPAAEEAATEEAAAEEPAAEEAASADAAGFAAVVAAADADKGKKVFNKCKACHKLEDGKNGVGPHLYGVVGRAVDSVDGFRYSGSLSAVAETWTADTLNAFLENPKGFAPGTKMAFAGLKKEEDRANVIAYLESVAN
- a CDS encoding prephenate dehydratase: MTKRIAFQGELGAYSHQACHETYPEMEALPCRTFEDAMEAVRSGEAELAMLPVENSTFGRVADIHHLLPQSGLHIIGEAFVRVHINLLALPGTALDTVERAMSHTMLLGQCRAFLEANGIHRVTGADTAGSARHVAEQDDPTLAALASELAGEIYGLDVLARHIEDEGNNTTRFLVMSQTPDYTRRGEDGMMTSFVFQVRNIPAALYKAMGGFATNGVNMTKLESYMVGGSFSATQFYADIEGHPEDPAVKRALDELDYFTSDITMLGVYPADPGRH
- a CDS encoding amidohydrolase — translated: MGNGQTLYSRGTILTMDDAQPSVEAVLTEGDRILAVGPAEALRALLSPGAEEVDLAGRTMMPAFIDPHGHFPDPGFIRLFRVDLAAPPRGDCADMATALARLAQKAAATPRGEWVMGVLFDNTAIAEGRMPTRAELDAVSTEHPVWVLHASGHNGVANSHALRRQGLGRNTPDPAGGRYGRDPETGALTGLIEGLSAMGEMGDTDFLIDRARFWQGFDACRDEYLAHGVTYAQNAWATREMLEHFASLPEGRDPGIDLLLLPIGELEPGLSQGPEAFDWPPSAYVTLGPRKLFTDGAFQLQTAFLSRPYHKVSNPEAPCGMAYTDREVLCAEVLKLHRMGFQIHCHCNGDAGSEAFIEAVAAAQAAHPRQDHRHTVIHGQVLREDQMRRMVELGMTVSFFSAHIHFWGDRHYDTFLGPERAERISPAGTAERVGLRYTLHNDASVTPTRPLHLAHCAVNRRTASGRLLGEEERIPVLSALKAQTIDAAWQVFQEDQRGSITPGKIADFAILDRNPLMHAQALADCTVVETVRRGKVAFAKSTPVPA